In Nonomuraea sp. NBC_00507, the following are encoded in one genomic region:
- a CDS encoding pyridoxal phosphate-dependent aminotransferase — MSTRPRISARISAISESATLAVDAKAKAMKAAGRPVIGFGAGEPDFPTPDYIVEAAIEAARQPRFHKYTPAGGLPELKQAVADKTRRDSGYAVEPSQVLITNGGKQAVYEAFATLLDPGDEVLVVAPYWTTYPEAIKLAGGVQVDVVADESTGYLAGVEQLEAARTERTKVVLFVSPSNPTGAVYSREQTIAIGRWAAEHGLWVVTDEIYEHLVYGGTEFTSIATAVPELGDRVVILNGVAKTYAMTGWRVGWLIGPADVVKAATNLQSHATSNVSNVAQMAALAAVSGDLSAVAEMRTAFDRRRQTMVRMLNDIPGVFCPEPKGAFYAYPTVKELIGKELRGRRPQTSSELAELILEEAEVAVVPGEAFGTPGYFRLSYALGDDDLVEGVSRLGKLLAEAR; from the coding sequence ATGTCCACCCGACCTCGCATCTCCGCAAGAATTTCCGCGATTTCCGAATCGGCCACCCTCGCCGTGGACGCCAAGGCGAAGGCGATGAAGGCGGCCGGACGCCCCGTCATCGGCTTCGGCGCGGGCGAGCCCGACTTCCCGACGCCTGACTACATCGTCGAGGCGGCGATCGAGGCGGCCCGCCAGCCGCGCTTCCACAAGTACACCCCGGCGGGCGGGCTGCCCGAGCTCAAGCAGGCCGTCGCCGACAAGACCAGGCGCGACTCCGGCTATGCCGTCGAGCCGTCTCAGGTGCTGATCACCAATGGCGGCAAGCAGGCCGTCTACGAGGCCTTCGCGACGCTGCTCGACCCGGGTGACGAGGTCCTCGTGGTCGCGCCCTACTGGACGACCTACCCCGAGGCGATCAAGCTGGCCGGGGGCGTGCAGGTGGACGTCGTGGCCGACGAGTCCACTGGCTACCTGGCGGGCGTCGAGCAGCTGGAGGCCGCGCGCACCGAGCGTACGAAGGTGGTGTTGTTCGTCTCGCCGTCCAATCCGACGGGCGCGGTTTACTCGCGCGAGCAGACCATCGCGATCGGCCGCTGGGCGGCCGAGCACGGCCTGTGGGTCGTCACCGACGAGATCTACGAGCACCTCGTGTACGGCGGCACCGAGTTCACCAGCATCGCCACGGCCGTCCCCGAGCTGGGCGACCGGGTCGTGATCCTCAACGGCGTGGCCAAGACCTACGCGATGACCGGCTGGCGCGTGGGCTGGCTGATCGGCCCGGCCGACGTGGTCAAGGCCGCCACCAACCTGCAGTCGCACGCCACCTCCAACGTCTCCAACGTGGCGCAGATGGCGGCGCTGGCCGCGGTCTCCGGCGACCTGTCGGCGGTGGCCGAGATGCGCACGGCGTTCGACAGGCGCCGCCAGACGATGGTGCGGATGCTCAACGACATCCCGGGCGTGTTCTGCCCCGAGCCGAAGGGGGCGTTCTACGCGTACCCGACGGTCAAGGAGCTGATCGGCAAGGAGCTGCGGGGCAGGCGGCCCCAGACCTCGAGCGAGCTGGCCGAGCTGATCCTGGAGGAGGCCGAGGTGGCGGTGGTGCCCGGCGAGGCGTTCGGCACGCCGGGTTACTTCAGGCTGTCCTACGCGCTGGGCGACGACGACCTGGTGGAGGGCGTCAGCCGCCTGGGCAAGCTATTGGCCGAGGCCCGCTGA
- a CDS encoding APC family permease, whose amino-acid sequence MTTGQGMALLVGAVLGPGMLVLPHLAAAAAGPASVLAWAGLLVLSVPVALTFAALGARYPDGGGVASFVGLAFGRRASAVAGWWFFGAVPIGTVAGALVGGQYVEACFGEDGTLAAWLIMIAAFAANAAGLRTSGRLQIVFVVLLVALLTAAVVSAAPHADPATFTPFAPYGFAGVAGAAGVLMFAFVGWEAASHLSAEFADRTNGLIRATVVTLAVIAVLYLGVSVSSVAVLGADMTEVPLTAMLELGIGAAARPVTGVVAVLLTFGAVNTYIAGAARLGAALAREGALPGWFAKGGEPGRTPYRSLGLLAVLCLPVLMWAVDLDLLMRATSACLAAVTAAGVVAAVRMLPAGRHRNTAVVGAMMSLAALAFCGVYLVLPAVLAVVAAVVLSIGARRAYKEGR is encoded by the coding sequence ATGACCACCGGACAAGGCATGGCGCTGCTGGTCGGGGCGGTGCTGGGGCCGGGGATGCTGGTGCTGCCGCATCTGGCGGCCGCCGCCGCGGGGCCCGCCTCCGTGCTGGCCTGGGCCGGGTTGCTGGTGCTGAGCGTCCCGGTCGCGCTGACCTTCGCCGCGCTCGGCGCGCGGTACCCGGACGGTGGCGGCGTGGCGAGCTTCGTCGGGCTCGCGTTCGGCCGGCGCGCCTCTGCCGTGGCCGGCTGGTGGTTCTTCGGCGCCGTCCCCATCGGCACCGTCGCGGGCGCGCTAGTCGGCGGCCAGTACGTCGAGGCGTGCTTCGGCGAGGACGGCACCCTGGCCGCCTGGCTCATCATGATCGCCGCCTTCGCGGCCAACGCGGCGGGCCTGCGGACCTCGGGGCGGCTGCAGATCGTGTTCGTCGTGCTCCTGGTCGCGTTGCTGACCGCCGCCGTGGTGAGCGCCGCGCCGCACGCTGACCCGGCCACCTTCACCCCCTTCGCCCCGTACGGCTTCGCGGGCGTGGCCGGGGCGGCCGGCGTGCTCATGTTCGCCTTCGTCGGCTGGGAGGCGGCCAGCCACCTGTCGGCCGAGTTCGCCGATCGGACGAACGGCCTGATCAGGGCCACGGTGGTGACGCTTGCCGTGATCGCCGTCCTCTACCTGGGGGTGTCGGTCTCCTCTGTCGCCGTCCTGGGCGCGGACATGACCGAGGTGCCGCTGACCGCGATGCTGGAGCTGGGCATCGGTGCCGCGGCGCGGCCCGTGACCGGGGTGGTGGCCGTGCTGCTGACGTTCGGGGCGGTCAACACCTACATCGCCGGGGCCGCGCGGCTCGGGGCGGCCCTGGCAAGGGAGGGAGCGCTGCCCGGGTGGTTCGCCAAGGGCGGGGAGCCGGGACGCACGCCGTACCGGAGTCTGGGGTTGCTGGCCGTGCTGTGCCTGCCCGTGCTGATGTGGGCGGTGGATCTGGACCTGCTGATGCGCGCCACCTCGGCGTGCTTGGCCGCCGTCACGGCGGCGGGCGTGGTGGCTGCGGTGCGCATGTTGCCCGCGGGCCGGCACCGGAACACGGCGGTCGTGGGGGCAATGATGTCGCTCGCGGCGCTCGCGTTCTGCGGCGTCTACCTCGTGCTTCCCGCCGTGCTTGCGGTTGTGGCGGCCGTTGTCCTTTCGATCGGCGCTCGCCGTGCGTATAAAGAGGGTAGATAA
- a CDS encoding class I SAM-dependent methyltransferase translates to MSSGYDRVVQPAAGDEALENHLGGDEAKNYRQYEFDMVAPHVGRSMLEIGSGLGHFAEQFLPRLDRLVVSDFDPYCVEQLKKRFEGRDEIDVLQFGLPTDIPLEDKVDTVVMMNVLEHIEDDAGALRSLARVTLPGGRIIIWVPGYMQLYGDFDRKVGHVQRYTPKTLASAVAKAGLDVEVLKPINFLGGIAWWTAVRRGGVGYPDPRLVKIYDRTVVPLTRLIERFVRPPFGQTVFCVARVPQK, encoded by the coding sequence ATGTCTTCTGGGTATGACCGTGTAGTACAACCGGCGGCCGGTGACGAGGCCCTGGAGAACCACCTAGGTGGGGACGAGGCCAAGAACTATCGGCAGTACGAGTTCGACATGGTCGCCCCGCATGTCGGCCGCTCCATGCTGGAGATCGGCTCGGGGCTGGGCCACTTCGCCGAGCAGTTCCTGCCGCGCCTCGACCGGCTGGTCGTGAGCGACTTCGACCCCTACTGCGTCGAGCAGTTGAAGAAGCGCTTCGAGGGCCGCGACGAGATCGACGTCCTGCAGTTCGGCCTGCCGACCGACATCCCGCTCGAGGACAAGGTCGACACCGTCGTCATGATGAACGTGCTGGAGCACATCGAGGACGACGCCGGGGCCCTGCGCTCGCTGGCCCGGGTCACGCTGCCCGGCGGCCGCATCATCATCTGGGTGCCCGGCTACATGCAGCTTTATGGAGACTTCGACCGCAAGGTGGGCCACGTCCAGCGTTACACGCCCAAGACGCTGGCCTCGGCGGTCGCCAAGGCGGGCCTGGACGTCGAGGTGCTCAAGCCGATCAACTTCCTGGGCGGCATCGCCTGGTGGACGGCGGTGCGCCGGGGCGGCGTGGGCTACCCGGACCCCCGGCTGGTCAAGATCTACGACCGGACGGTGGTCCCGCTGACCCGCCTGATCGAGCGGTTCGTCCGTCCGCCGTTCGGTCAGACGGTGTTCTGCGTGGCCCGGGTGCCGCAGAAGTAA
- a CDS encoding carbohydrate ABC transporter permease, with product MAVNTIPRQVSPHHHARPRRTAARGMPRLKTVIVAASAYVIAFIFLFPYVVMLLTSLRAQDSLRDVTFWPDEWVWSNLTNFWTSGLAGNLWVTIKVAAGSTILVLLVALPAAYYSARHNFRGRTAFLILVLITQMFQPTAMLVGIYREFFQFGLVDSVWSLILVNGGFNLAFAVWILNAYFASIPRELEEAAFIDGNGRFGALFRITLPLAMPGVITALIFTFIAAWNEFVVALTLTTTPANQPLTVALNSFIGQYQVDWQNLFAGSVIATIPVIILFALIERKVVGGLTAGSIK from the coding sequence ATGGCCGTCAACACGATCCCGCGGCAGGTCAGTCCGCACCACCACGCCCGGCCCCGGCGCACCGCGGCACGCGGCATGCCCCGGCTCAAGACCGTGATCGTGGCGGCGAGCGCGTACGTCATCGCGTTCATCTTCCTGTTCCCGTACGTGGTGATGCTGCTCACCTCGCTGCGGGCCCAGGACTCGCTGCGGGATGTGACGTTCTGGCCCGATGAGTGGGTGTGGTCGAACCTCACCAACTTCTGGACCAGCGGGCTGGCCGGGAACCTCTGGGTCACCATCAAGGTGGCCGCCGGGTCGACGATCCTCGTGCTGCTGGTGGCGTTGCCGGCGGCGTACTACTCGGCCAGGCACAACTTCAGAGGGCGCACCGCGTTCCTGATCCTGGTGTTGATCACCCAGATGTTCCAGCCCACGGCCATGCTGGTCGGCATCTACCGCGAGTTCTTCCAGTTCGGGCTGGTGGACTCGGTCTGGTCGCTGATCCTGGTCAACGGCGGGTTCAACCTGGCGTTCGCGGTCTGGATCCTGAACGCGTACTTCGCCTCGATCCCGCGCGAGCTGGAGGAGGCGGCGTTCATCGACGGGAACGGGCGCTTCGGCGCGTTGTTCAGGATCACGTTGCCGCTGGCCATGCCTGGCGTGATCACCGCGCTGATCTTCACGTTCATCGCAGCATGGAACGAGTTCGTCGTCGCGCTTACCCTGACCACGACGCCCGCGAACCAGCCCCTGACCGTGGCGCTCAACTCGTTCATCGGGCAATACCAGGTGGACTGGCAGAACCTGTTCGCCGGCTCCGTGATCGCCACCATCCCGGTGATCATCCTCTTCGCGCTGATCGAGCGGAAGGTGGTGGGCGGGCTGACCGCCGGCTCCATCAAGTGA
- a CDS encoding adenosine deaminase, with protein sequence MPRPLDALPKAHLHLHFTGSMRHTTLIELAREQGLHLPDALEEHWPPKLRATDERGWFRFQRLYDIARSVLSRPEHVYRLLRETAEDEAAAGSRWLEIQVDPSGYAQRFGGLTATLELVLDAVRQAAEHARIGIAVVVAANRTRHPLDANTLARLATQYVGKGVVGFGLSNDERRGAARDFERAFRIAKRGGLLSVPHGGELMGPRSVAQCVDDLAADRVGHGVRAAEDEWLMHRLADRQICCEICPTSNVGLGVSEQAADVPVRRLFDAGVPLALGSDDPLLFGARLLPQYELARDVYGFSDAEIAELARQSVRSSAAPESVRKELLKGVDDWLTGSLE encoded by the coding sequence ATGCCACGGCCCCTAGACGCGCTTCCCAAGGCCCATCTCCACCTGCACTTCACCGGTTCGATGCGGCACACCACGCTGATCGAGCTGGCCAGGGAGCAGGGGCTGCATCTGCCCGACGCGCTGGAGGAGCACTGGCCGCCGAAGTTGCGGGCCACCGACGAGCGCGGCTGGTTCAGGTTCCAGCGGCTCTACGACATCGCCAGGTCCGTGCTGAGCCGGCCCGAGCACGTCTACAGGCTGCTGCGCGAGACGGCCGAGGACGAGGCCGCGGCCGGGTCGCGCTGGCTGGAGATCCAGGTCGACCCGTCGGGGTACGCCCAGCGTTTCGGCGGCCTGACCGCCACGCTGGAGCTGGTGCTCGACGCCGTGCGGCAGGCGGCCGAGCACGCCCGGATCGGGATCGCGGTGGTCGTGGCCGCGAACAGGACCAGGCATCCGCTCGACGCGAACACGCTGGCCAGGCTGGCCACGCAATACGTCGGCAAGGGCGTGGTCGGGTTCGGGCTGTCCAATGACGAGCGCAGGGGCGCGGCCAGGGACTTCGAGCGGGCGTTCAGGATCGCCAAACGGGGCGGGCTGCTGTCCGTGCCCCACGGGGGCGAGCTCATGGGGCCGCGCAGCGTGGCGCAGTGCGTGGACGACCTGGCAGCGGACCGGGTCGGGCATGGTGTGCGGGCGGCCGAGGACGAGTGGTTGATGCACCGGCTCGCCGACCGGCAGATCTGCTGCGAGATCTGCCCGACCTCCAACGTCGGGCTGGGGGTTTCCGAGCAGGCGGCCGACGTGCCGGTGCGGCGGCTGTTCGACGCGGGCGTGCCGCTCGCGCTGGGGTCCGACGACCCGCTGCTGTTCGGTGCGCGGCTGCTGCCGCAATACGAGCTGGCCAGGGACGTCTACGGCTTCAGCGACGCCGAGATCGCCGAGCTGGCGCGGCAGTCCGTACGCTCGTCGGCGGCTCCGGAGTCCGTGCGCAAGGAGCTGCTCAAGGGTGTGGACGACTGGCTGACCGGCTCACTGGAGTGA
- the nusG gene encoding transcription termination/antitermination protein NusG, with translation MSESSIPADESREEWGDELEEATEEAAEAALEEAEVAESDEAAEVEAVAAEDASALPDVDPVEEFKLSLRGLPGEWYVIHSYAGYENRVKSNIESRNVSLNMEDYIYQVEVPTHTVQEFKSGKKVPVKERVLPGYVLVRMELTDESWAAVRNTPGVTGFVGLSNKPSPLSLDEVAKLLAPEPTEEAKKAAAKPSAGPTVEFEIGESVTVMDGPFATLPASVSEISPESQKLKVLVSIFGRETPVELSFNQVSKI, from the coding sequence GTGTCCGAGTCTTCTATTCCGGCCGACGAGTCCCGCGAGGAGTGGGGCGACGAGCTGGAAGAGGCCACTGAGGAAGCCGCCGAGGCGGCTCTCGAAGAGGCCGAGGTCGCGGAGAGCGACGAGGCGGCCGAGGTCGAGGCTGTCGCCGCCGAGGACGCTTCGGCTCTTCCCGACGTCGACCCCGTCGAAGAGTTCAAGCTGTCGCTGCGCGGCCTGCCCGGCGAGTGGTATGTCATTCACTCCTACGCCGGTTACGAAAACCGCGTGAAGTCCAACATCGAGAGCCGCAATGTGTCGCTCAACATGGAGGACTACATCTACCAGGTCGAGGTGCCGACGCACACCGTCCAGGAGTTCAAGAGCGGCAAGAAGGTGCCGGTCAAGGAGCGCGTGCTGCCCGGCTACGTGCTGGTGCGCATGGAGCTGACCGACGAGTCCTGGGCCGCGGTGCGCAACACGCCCGGCGTGACCGGCTTCGTCGGCCTGTCCAACAAGCCGAGCCCGCTCAGCCTCGACGAGGTCGCCAAGCTGCTCGCGCCCGAGCCGACCGAGGAGGCCAAGAAGGCCGCGGCCAAGCCGTCCGCGGGCCCGACGGTCGAGTTCGAGATCGGCGAGTCGGTCACGGTCATGGACGGCCCGTTCGCGACGCTGCCCGCCTCGGTGAGCGAGATCAGCCCCGAGTCGCAGAAGCTCAAGGTGCTCGTCTCGATCTTCGGTCGTGAGACCCCGGTCGAGCTGTCGTTCAACCAGGTCTCGAAGATCTAG
- a CDS encoding carbohydrate ABC transporter permease, translating to MRRLRALEPIAWVGPAVVLIAVVVLWPVIEMIRSSFLKISRFGVVQGGNGFANYEKLFGEKDFADIMVRSVIWVVAVVALTVLISLALAQLFNQRFPGRKIARWALIAPWAASVLMTAIIFKWMLDPEVGVINQIRLKLGLIDAMGGASADQLGDASTAMPWLIFVAVFVSVPFTTYALLAGLATIPGDVYEAARMDGAGRFRTYWSITLPLLRPALTVAALINVMNVFNSFPIIWAMTHGQPGYSTATSTILMFILKGSDIGESAAMSVVNFGMVIVLTVIFLRVSRWNKEVA from the coding sequence TTGAGAAGGTTGCGCGCCCTGGAGCCCATCGCCTGGGTCGGGCCCGCCGTGGTGCTCATCGCGGTCGTCGTGCTCTGGCCCGTGATCGAGATGATCAGGTCGTCGTTCCTCAAGATCAGCCGGTTCGGCGTGGTCCAGGGCGGCAACGGGTTCGCCAACTACGAGAAGTTGTTCGGCGAGAAGGACTTCGCCGACATCATGGTCCGCAGCGTGATCTGGGTGGTCGCGGTCGTCGCGCTCACCGTGCTGATCTCGCTGGCCCTGGCCCAGTTGTTCAACCAGCGCTTCCCCGGTCGCAAGATCGCCCGTTGGGCGCTGATCGCGCCGTGGGCGGCCTCGGTACTGATGACGGCGATCATCTTCAAGTGGATGCTCGACCCCGAGGTCGGCGTGATCAACCAGATCCGGTTGAAGCTCGGGCTCATCGACGCCATGGGCGGGGCATCGGCCGACCAGCTCGGTGACGCCTCCACCGCGATGCCGTGGCTGATCTTCGTGGCGGTCTTCGTGTCGGTGCCGTTCACCACGTACGCGTTGCTGGCCGGGCTGGCGACGATCCCCGGCGATGTCTACGAGGCGGCCAGGATGGACGGGGCCGGACGGTTCCGTACGTACTGGTCGATCACGCTGCCGCTGCTGCGTCCCGCGCTCACCGTGGCGGCATTGATCAACGTGATGAACGTCTTCAACAGCTTCCCGATCATCTGGGCGATGACGCACGGGCAGCCCGGTTACTCGACGGCCACTTCGACGATCCTCATGTTCATCCTCAAGGGCTCCGACATCGGCGAGTCGGCCGCCATGTCCGTCGTCAACTTCGGCATGGTGATCGTGCTGACCGTGATCTTCCTTCGGGTGTCCCGGTGGAACAAGGAGGTGGCGTGA
- the secE gene encoding preprotein translocase subunit SecE gives MAIDTRGETADKPSGEKKTRTSPALFYRQVVGELRKVIWPTRKDLITYTTVVLIFVLIMVGIVYGLDAALGWLVLRVFGGA, from the coding sequence GTGGCGATCGACACACGCGGCGAAACCGCCGACAAGCCCAGTGGCGAAAAGAAGACGCGCACTTCGCCTGCCCTTTTCTACCGGCAGGTCGTCGGCGAGCTTCGTAAAGTCATCTGGCCGACACGCAAGGATCTCATCACCTACACCACGGTCGTTCTGATATTCGTTCTGATCATGGTTGGCATCGTGTATGGCCTCGACGCCGCCCTGGGATGGTTGGTCCTCCGCGTCTTCGGCGGAGCCTGA
- a CDS encoding acyl-CoA dehydrogenase family protein, translating into MTEHAKYAESRAVGEQAREKEWALPSFAKQLFLGDFRLDLVYPAPKLPDEATKRGEEFVRAVRRYLDAHVDPALIERTGQVPDEVVKGLAGLGAFGITIGEEYGGLGLPYLYYCRALMLVGSYSPALATLLSAHQSIGVPQPLKLFGTEEQKREFLPRCAAGEISAFLLTEPDVGSDPARLSTTAVRDGDDYVLDGVKLWTTNGVVADLLVVMARTGKKISAFVVEADSPGITVKRRNGFMGLRGIENGVTEFAQVRVPAKNLIGREGEGLRIALTTLNTGRLSLPATCAGNAKWALKIAREWGNARVQWGHKIGTHEAVATKIAFIAATAYALEAVMELTSRLADDKRNDIRIEAALSKLYSTEMSYQALDELVQIRGGRGYETAESLAARGERGVPAEQMLRDSRINRIFEGSSEIMRLMITREAVDAHLSAAGELINPEASRQERTQALKRASRFYAKWLPTLVAGTGNLPTAYADFGPLAAHLRFVERTSRKLARSTFYGMSRWQGRLEHKQSFLGRIVDIGAELFAMTAACVKAEEDTKDLGRRPYELADTFCHQARRRVDALFDRLWDNSDAHDARLAGYVLEGRYGFVEEGILDPSIEGPWIGAPEGGENVRRKIL; encoded by the coding sequence ATGACCGAGCACGCCAAGTACGCGGAGTCCAGGGCAGTCGGCGAGCAGGCCCGCGAGAAGGAGTGGGCCCTGCCGAGTTTCGCCAAGCAGTTGTTCCTCGGCGACTTCCGGCTGGATCTGGTGTATCCGGCGCCCAAGCTGCCCGACGAGGCGACCAAACGCGGCGAGGAGTTCGTCCGCGCGGTGCGCCGCTATCTCGACGCGCACGTCGATCCTGCGCTCATCGAGCGGACCGGGCAGGTGCCCGACGAGGTCGTGAAAGGGCTGGCCGGGCTCGGTGCGTTCGGGATCACGATCGGCGAGGAGTACGGCGGGCTCGGCCTGCCGTACCTGTACTACTGCCGGGCCCTCATGCTGGTGGGCTCGTACTCCCCGGCACTGGCGACGTTGTTGTCGGCGCACCAGTCGATCGGGGTGCCGCAGCCGCTGAAGTTGTTCGGCACGGAGGAACAGAAGCGAGAATTCCTGCCAAGGTGCGCGGCGGGCGAAATTTCGGCTTTCCTGCTGACGGAGCCGGACGTCGGCTCCGACCCGGCACGCCTGTCCACGACCGCCGTCCGCGACGGCGACGACTACGTGCTCGACGGCGTGAAGTTGTGGACGACCAACGGCGTCGTCGCCGACCTCCTCGTGGTCATGGCCAGGACCGGCAAGAAGATCAGTGCGTTCGTGGTCGAGGCCGACTCGCCGGGCATCACTGTCAAACGGCGCAACGGTTTCATGGGGCTGCGCGGGATCGAGAACGGTGTCACAGAGTTCGCCCAGGTGAGAGTGCCCGCCAAGAACCTGATCGGGCGTGAGGGCGAGGGGCTGCGGATCGCGCTCACCACGCTGAACACCGGCCGCCTGTCGCTGCCCGCCACGTGTGCGGGGAACGCCAAGTGGGCGCTGAAGATCGCCCGCGAGTGGGGCAACGCGCGCGTGCAATGGGGACACAAGATCGGCACGCACGAGGCCGTGGCCACGAAGATCGCCTTCATCGCGGCCACCGCGTACGCGCTGGAAGCCGTCATGGAGCTCACCAGCCGCCTGGCCGACGACAAGCGCAACGACATCAGGATCGAGGCCGCGCTGAGCAAGCTCTACTCGACGGAGATGTCATACCAGGCCCTCGACGAACTGGTCCAGATTAGAGGCGGGCGCGGCTACGAGACCGCTGAGTCGCTGGCCGCCCGCGGCGAGCGCGGCGTGCCCGCCGAGCAGATGCTCCGTGACTCGCGTATCAACCGCATCTTCGAGGGCTCCTCCGAGATCATGCGGCTGATGATCACCAGGGAGGCGGTGGACGCGCACCTGTCGGCGGCCGGGGAGCTGATCAACCCCGAGGCGTCCCGCCAGGAACGCACGCAGGCGCTCAAGCGGGCCAGCCGCTTCTATGCCAAGTGGCTGCCCACGCTGGTCGCCGGCACCGGCAACCTGCCCACCGCGTACGCCGACTTCGGCCCGCTGGCCGCGCACCTGCGTTTCGTGGAGCGGACCAGTAGGAAACTGGCCCGGTCCACCTTCTACGGCATGTCCCGCTGGCAAGGCAGGCTGGAGCACAAGCAGTCCTTCCTCGGCAGGATCGTGGACATCGGGGCCGAGTTGTTCGCCATGACCGCCGCCTGCGTCAAGGCCGAGGAGGACACCAAGGATCTGGGGCGCAGGCCGTACGAGCTGGCCGACACCTTCTGCCACCAGGCGCGACGCCGCGTGGATGCGTTGTTCGACCGGCTCTGGGACAACAGCGACGCCCACGACGCGCGGCTGGCCGGATACGTGCTGGAAGGCCGCTACGGCTTCGTCGAGGAAGGCATCCTCGACCCGTCCATCGAGGGGCCGTGGATCGGCGCGCCGGAGGGCGGGGAGAACGTCCGGAGGAAGATCCTCTGA
- a CDS encoding extracellular solute-binding protein — MKLVGGAALGLATMLVLSSCGSGSSGDGGGTQASGGGQVTLKMVAADYGDGPGKPNSGETFWKGVVDEFQAANPNIKVEVQVINWNDIDKQVATMVQNGQVPDILQTGDYSGFVKDGLLHKVDEVLSPNVSGDMLQKFAEFGKVDGAAYGIPFVSSARALFYNKDLFTKAGIAEPPKTWDELKAAAEKLKAAGVTQPFGLPLGQEEAQAESFLWMLGNGGGYKDASGKWAINSPQNVETFTYMKGLVDAGLTTPNPGTKDRKTVWEDFGAGKVGMVNGGPMSIPIFDAAGLKNYGVAPIPGKSGPLDTTLGVMDWIMAFNKNGHAAEIKKFFDFFYTGNAATKISDTYKLLPVTNGGIQKLSSDEKLKPFLDALPNASFYPFQDPKWAEVNPAIKQTIGGAVKEDPAKVLGELQKVAEAG, encoded by the coding sequence ATGAAGCTTGTGGGCGGCGCCGCTCTCGGCCTTGCCACGATGCTGGTCCTGTCCAGCTGCGGCTCCGGCAGCTCCGGCGACGGCGGCGGCACCCAGGCATCGGGCGGCGGTCAGGTCACGCTCAAGATGGTCGCCGCGGACTACGGCGACGGACCCGGCAAGCCGAACTCGGGTGAGACGTTCTGGAAGGGCGTCGTGGACGAGTTCCAGGCCGCGAACCCGAACATCAAGGTCGAGGTCCAGGTCATCAACTGGAACGACATCGACAAGCAGGTCGCCACCATGGTCCAGAACGGCCAGGTGCCCGACATCCTGCAGACCGGCGACTACTCGGGCTTCGTCAAGGACGGCCTGCTCCACAAGGTGGACGAGGTCCTGTCCCCGAACGTCTCCGGCGACATGCTGCAGAAGTTCGCCGAGTTCGGCAAGGTGGACGGGGCCGCGTACGGCATCCCGTTCGTCTCCTCCGCCCGCGCGCTGTTCTACAACAAGGACCTGTTCACCAAGGCCGGCATCGCCGAGCCGCCGAAGACGTGGGACGAACTCAAGGCCGCGGCCGAGAAGCTGAAGGCGGCCGGCGTGACGCAGCCGTTCGGCCTGCCGCTCGGCCAGGAGGAGGCCCAGGCCGAGTCGTTCCTGTGGATGCTCGGCAACGGCGGCGGCTACAAGGACGCCTCCGGCAAGTGGGCGATCAACTCGCCGCAGAACGTCGAGACCTTCACGTACATGAAGGGCCTGGTCGACGCCGGCCTGACCACCCCCAACCCGGGCACCAAGGACCGCAAGACGGTCTGGGAGGACTTCGGCGCCGGCAAGGTCGGCATGGTCAACGGCGGACCCATGTCCATCCCGATCTTCGACGCGGCCGGGCTGAAGAACTACGGCGTCGCGCCCATCCCCGGCAAGAGCGGCCCGCTCGACACCACGCTCGGCGTCATGGACTGGATCATGGCGTTCAACAAGAACGGCCACGCCGCGGAGATCAAGAAGTTCTTCGACTTCTTCTACACCGGCAACGCCGCGACGAAGATCTCCGACACCTACAAGCTGCTGCCCGTCACCAACGGCGGCATCCAGAAGCTGTCGAGTGACGAGAAGCTCAAGCCGTTCCTGGACGCGCTGCCCAACGCCAGCTTCTACCCGTTCCAGGACCCCAAGTGGGCCGAGGTGAACCCGGCGATCAAGCAGACCATCGGCGGAGCCGTCAAGGAGGACCCGGCCAAGGTCCTCGGTGAGCTCCAGAAGGTCGCCGAGGCCGGTTGA
- a CDS encoding RNA polymerase sigma factor translates to MDDDEAIARSLDGDLAAYEALVARYSALAHRTAYMLGAGDEAEDVVQEAFVKAFRHLASFRREAPFRPWLLRIVANETHNLTRSRGRRNELALRLGATADVTAPDDPEGAAVATDRRSHLLAAVRGLPERERQAVVCRYFLQLSEAETAQVLDWPVGTVKSSTHRGLARLREEVGNEFA, encoded by the coding sequence ATGGACGACGACGAGGCGATCGCGCGCTCGCTGGACGGTGACTTAGCGGCCTATGAGGCGCTGGTCGCCCGCTACAGCGCGCTCGCCCACCGTACCGCGTACATGCTGGGTGCGGGGGACGAGGCCGAGGACGTGGTGCAGGAGGCTTTCGTCAAGGCGTTCCGGCATTTGGCGAGCTTCCGCCGGGAGGCGCCGTTCCGGCCGTGGTTGCTGCGCATTGTGGCCAACGAGACCCACAACCTGACCCGGTCGCGGGGGCGGCGAAATGAGCTGGCGCTCCGGCTCGGCGCTACCGCCGACGTCACGGCTCCCGACGATCCCGAGGGTGCGGCCGTGGCCACCGACCGGCGTTCTCACCTTCTGGCGGCAGTGCGAGGACTGCCCGAGCGGGAACGCCAGGCCGTTGTCTGCCGGTACTTCTTACAGCTGAGCGAGGCGGAGACGGCACAGGTGCTCGACTGGCCGGTCGGCACCGTCAAGTCCAGCACCCACCGTGGGCTGGCCAGGTTGAGGGAGGAGGTGGGCAATGAGTTCGCGTGA